A genomic region of Branchiostoma lanceolatum isolate klBraLanc5 chromosome 4, klBraLanc5.hap2, whole genome shotgun sequence contains the following coding sequences:
- the LOC136432008 gene encoding hypoxanthine-guanine phosphoribosyltransferase-like, whose protein sequence is MADFITIEDDKYLPATSLCISPVYVEFLEGVVIPHGLIQDRIERMVQHILRDFGCDTPVVALCVLKGGARFFSDLTRAVSGINGTFTPWFPLALDFISVKSYKNDKSTGNVTVTGSKDLGNLAGKIGAR, encoded by the coding sequence ATGGCGGACTTCATCACGATAGAGGACGACAAGTACCTCCCCGCCACCTCGCTGTGCATCTCGCCCGTGTACGTCGAGTTCCTGGAGGGGGTGGTCATCCCCCACGGGCTGATCCAGGACAGGATCGAGCGCATGGTGCAGCACATCCTGCGGGACTTCGGCTGCGACACGCCGGTGGTGGCGCTCTGCGTGCTGAAGGGCGGAGCGAGATTCTTCTCGGACCTGACGCGGGCCGTCAGCGGCATTAACGGGACGTTCACCCCCTGGTTCCCGCTGGCCCTGGACTTCATCAGCGTCAAGAGCTACAAGAACGACAAGTCCACGGGCAACGTCACCGTGACGGGCTCTAAAGACCTGGGGAATCTGGCGGGTAAGATTGGCGCGCGATAG
- the LOC136433792 gene encoding hypoxanthine-guanine phosphoribosyltransferase-like, protein MADFITIEDDKYLPATSLCIPPVYVEFLEGVVIPHGLIQDRIERMVQHILRDFGCDTPVVALCVLKGGARFFSDLTRAISGINGTFTPWFPLALDFISVKSYKNDKSTGNVTVTGSKDLGNLAGKNVLIVEDLIDTGTSMQQLLPIIQGYKPKMVKVASLLVKRTPKSCGYRPDYIGFEVPNKFIVGYGIDYNEHFREINHICVVNDHGKKKFAVS, encoded by the exons ATGGCGGACTTCATCACGATAGAGGACGACAAGTACCTCCCCGCCACCTCGCTGTGCATCCCGCCCGTGTACGTCGAGTTCCTGGAGGGGGTGGTCATCCCCCACGGGCTGATCCAGGACAGGATCGAGCGCATGGTGCAGCACATCCTGCGGGACTTCGGCTGCGACACGCCGGTGGTGGCGCTCTGCGTGCTGAAGGGCGGAGCGCGATTCTTCTCGGACCTGACGCGGGCCATCAGCGGCATTAACGGGACGTTCACCCCCTGGTTCCCGCTGGCCCTGGACTTCATCAGCGTCAAGAGCTACAAGAACGACAAGTCCACGGGCAACGTCACCGTGACGGGCTCTAAAGACCTGGGGAATCTGGCGG GTAAGAATGTGCTGATTGTTGAGGACCTGATTGACACAGGCACATCCATGCAGCAGCTCCTGCCTATTATACAGGGGTATAAACCAAAGATGGTCAAAGTTGCAAG CTTGTTGGTGAAGAGGACACCGAAGAGTTGTGGCTACAGACCAGACTACATCGGCTTTGAAGTCCCCAACAAGTTTATCGTGGGCTACGGCATCGACTACAACGAACACTTCAGGGAGATCAACCACATCTGTGTCGTAAATGACCATGGCAAGAAGAAGTTTGCCGTCAGCTAG